In Camelina sativa cultivar DH55 chromosome 13, Cs, whole genome shotgun sequence, the genomic window ATGTACAAATTTATGTATAGGTTCTTCGTCTTTTGATGAAACAACCAAGAGACCTGAAAGCACATTTCAAATTGTTTGGTAGTCAACAGAAAACTCTATGAGACATAATAGATCGGCAAACCTAgtttaaagagagaagacaacaacaatgaTTTTCTAAAACCCATTTAATGTCTTACAAGCCACAGGATGATCAAAAGCTTCGTGGTCTGAAAAAGACAATGTACGTATAAGTTCTTTATTGTAATACTGAAACCATGTGGGTGCGATTTCAGACTCTGGATCTGCAGGGAGAAAAGCATTAGAAAAGCAACAAGTTAGAGAATTCGACTTCTGGATTACTAAAAAGAACTAGCGCATGAAGGTAAGAATAAGCAAAGCCATCGTATGATCATAAAAGCACACTTGATGAGTAGAGACTTACTAGAGAGTATATCAGTAATTTGAGGAGGGTCAGATTTTAAATCCTGAAAATCCTTCTCCCCAGCTAGAGTAATAACCTGTTCTAGCCGTTGCTTTGCAACCTAACCATAAGTAAACATAATCAAAATTGAGCTCAACAACACGACAGATACAAAGTGGAGAGATACTACAAAAACGAGCATACGCCTAACCCAAACCTCATCTTCTTTCACGTTGCGTTCTTGGTAAAGATAGGTAatgatttcaatatatattctCAGTTTAAAAAGCTGAACCCACATTGTTGCTGAGTAAAGAACTAGTTACCAAGTCAAGTTTTTACATACCTCTACGTTTGGTTGTCTGATATCAGAGGCATAAAACAATCTCAGTGTGAACTTCTTTAGCCTATAAAGCTGATCGCTTGATGTCCGAACAGGCACTGCACCACAAaagatttcacaattagaatCGTACGGGTTGGGGGAGTTGTAAAACGCAGAACACAGAATCACCAATTTGGCAATCAAATCAGGAAATTCACCATCGATGTTACTAAAGTTGCAGAATGGCTTAAGCGTTTCGACAAAGGATAGGCCATTCTTGAGGAACGTCTCTTCAACAAGGGGCGTACATAGAACCATGACCACTGGACTAACTTCGTCCAAGAGCATTTTCCCAAGCGAAGAGTTCACCGGCTCCACCATTCTTCCGTTCCCCTAACACTCTCAAAATTCCTCAAATCTCTTCACTGTTTTTCTCAAAATCAATACCTAGATCCCCCTCCTTTAAAGACAATCAGAGCTACGACGCCGTCGTCCGGGCTTTATCTGGATGGGATTTGACGATCTCCTCGGTAAACGGTGGAATGTGTAGAACGAAGAAAGCGACGAGTAGGGTGAATTCACCGGAGAATTGGAGGGGATGATCGTTATCGGGATCGAGATCGACGCAGAGGGCAGAGAGAGCTGTAGGTAGATTGAAGCGACATGGACGacattaggaaaaaaaaatataaacccaaTTTCATCTATTCATTTTATGTAGTTGGTCCTTTTATGTATGTCAAAATTGCAATCGTGCCCATATATTTTTAGACGTAGGAAAAAAGTGGGCTTCTTCGAAGATGATGGACATTACCCAAGGAGAAAGAAATATAAACTGTTTAATCCATAAAATTGTTCAGTGATCGAAATGCAAACCTAAAAGGAGTCAGAATCACCATATAACTTTTGAGACCTTTTAGGTCTTAAAAAAGAGTACTTGAAGCAATCATGGTAACATCAGATCCACATCTTGGAGAAACAAATAGTTGATGGAAGAAGCAAAGGTTGCATATTATGCATTGGCAGTTTGGCACTAACCAAATCtataaaatagagattaaaCTCTAAAAATAACACACATAAACTCTGATGGAATTAGCCGAGAAAAGCAACTTCATCTCGTTTGATTTCGGAGTCACGTGTAAATTAGTTTTCTACTTAGCATGCGATCATAatacagcttcttcttcttcttcttaaaaattGTTAGTGGTACGAGAGCGTATATTGTTGAGTATCTTGGGATACCATGCCTTTGATGCCAAAAGCAACAGTTAAATCCAGATCTATGGAATACATTTTGTACCATTTATTGTTGCTTGAATTGAACAACCATACGCACAAGCGGTTGTCGAGGTTGCACATGACCATATCGCGTTATGATTGGAGGAATTGATGACAAAGGGAGctttaaactccaaaaaaaaaaaaacacgaataAGTTGTGCCAAACAATTGCTTCTGTTGTGTTGGATATAGTATGAGTTTTATCACTTTATGATTCATGTATGTGATGATGCCATGATGGCATAAGTAGGTGTAAAAGACACATCTTGTTGCtgccaaaaaataattaatcctttttttttaatatattaattgttattCAAAAGACCAAATTTCCAATATTGGAATTGTGTAACCAATGATTTTTTCTGTAAAACAAAGACTAGAATAACACAAAACGTTTCGTAGCATTAACAACAAAAGACTTGCCAAATGAAATGAGATATTTTAGCAAAGAAATAATTAAGATTAACAAAGActagacgacaaaaaaaaaaaaaaacaatgactAGAAAATTTActaaatagattaaaaaataaaacgtttaaatattgttttgtcCTACAACAAGAAGATCTTCCCCACTCGCAGCCAACCAAaggtgctttttttttttaacacccaAAGTTCCacactctttctttctctcttcattCTCCCTGTTTTCCGCCTCCCAGCACTCTTACTCTCCCCCAGCGATGGCGGCGGCGGCGACGGCTACGGCTGCTTCATTGTACGCATCTCCTGTTCACTTCCAGAGCCAGAACAAAGGTTATGGCTTTCAGCCAAAATCCCCCAACTCAGTCAAAGTAACTCAGATCATCGATGGGAGAAAGATGAGGAATGCCACTGTTCTATCCTCTGCTTCCACCGATAAAGCCATCACCACTGCTCAGTCTGTAGCTCCGAGAGCTTGTGATAGGTTCGTTTCAGTCAGAAGTgacaaaaatcttttttttttttttttttttttNNNNNNNNNNNNNNNNNNNNNNNNNNNNNNNNNNNNNNNNNNNNNNNNNNNNNNNNNNNNNNNNNNNNNNNNNNNNNNNNNNNNNNNNNNNNNNNNNNNNNNNNNNNNNNNNNNNNNNNNNNNNNNNNNNNNNNNNNNNNNNNNNNNNNNNNNNNNNNNNNNNNNNNNNNNNNNNNNNNNNNNNNNNNNNNNNNNNNNNNNNNNNNNNNNNNNNNNNNNNNNNNNNNNNNNNNNNNNNNNNNNNNNNNNNNNNNNNNNNNNNNNNNNNNNNNNNNNNNNNNNNNNNNNNNNNNNNNNNNNNNNNNNNNNNNNNNNNNNNNNNNNNNNNNNNNNNNNNNNNNNNNNNNNNNNNNNNNNNNNNNNNNNNNNNNNNNNNNNNNNNNNNNNNNNNNNNNNNNNNNNNNNNNNNNNNNNNNNNNNNNNNNNNNNNNNNNNNNNNNNNNNNNNNNNNNNNNNNNNNNNNtttttttttttttttttgatttcgtGAATTGGgtttagaaaaaaagttaaCCTTTTCTCTTCCTCCCTCTGCAATTTCTACAATTGATTGAAGTGTTGTTGTTTAttagtgttctgttttttttttggcatggCCTGTAAAGCAATGTTGGCTATTAAAAGTTTCAAGCTTTGCTTTATCAGTATTATTGTACATCTTCCCTTTTCCAGTATTGGAATTGAAAATGTTTGGTCAACATCAAAGAAGATTCTTGACTGCTAAAGTCCATAGTAAATTAGGTGTGGATCagatagtttttttcttaatcgtGACTTTGAATTGTATGAaacgaaactttttttttcagagtAAGGAGGCATACAATCTCGGTGTTTGTGGGTGATGAGAGCGGTATAATAAACAGGATAGCTGGTGTGTTTGCTAGAAGGGGATATAATATTGAGTCCCTTGCTGTGGGGTTGAATGAAGACAAGGCTTTGTTTACTATAGTTGTTCTTGGGACAGACAAAGTCCTGCAACAAGTTGTAGAACAACTTAACAAAATCGTCAATGTCATCAAGGTTTTCATGTTGTTCTCTGTTTAACTTTATTATTTGCTGCTTTTGGTCAATAGTTTCTTGGATCTTAGCACGCAATAGGAGATGCCTATAGTTTTTTATGACTCTAATCTTGCACTCATTATGGTTTGCTCAGGTGGAAGATCTCTCCAAGGAGCCGCATGTTGAACGTGAACTTATGCTCATTAAACTTAATGCTGATCCAAGCACCCGTTCAGAGGTAAAGAATACTTTTTGCAAGAAGGAACTACACTCGAACTCgaacttaatttaaaatttgggtGGATGGTCAAAGTTGGTTTTCTTGGGTACTATATTAATCCAGTCACATTGAAAAACCGTAAGGATATGGATGAAAGGAAGCTTTTATTCTTTATGATTAATCGAGTCATGGTaaagagtctttttttttttctgatgattAGTCACATCAGATTAAAATCACAAGGATATTGATGAGAGGAGGTTTCCTTCCATGTTTTAAATGGAGTCACAAGAAggagatttcttcttcttatgattAGGCGATTTCGCCAAATCTCAAGGATGTAGATCAGGCTATGTTATAAAAGGGTTTCTAATGAAATTTCCATGTACTACAGATCATGTGGTTGGTGGATATCTTCAGAGCAAAAATCGTGGATACCTCGGAGCACTCTCTAACGATTGAGGTAAgacattttttcattttataggTACTTAGATCATATGCTCAATCTGGTTCTAATAAGTccaatttttcatttcttaGGTAACTGGAGACCCAGGAAAAATGGTTGCACTTGAGAGAAACTTAGAGAAGTTTGGAATAAAAGAAATCGCGAGAACAGGGAAGGTAATCTTTCAATGTCAAAAGCAACCACTATTTTCCCCATTCCTTCTTAATTGTCAACAACATCTGGCACTAAATGTCTACATATACATATGTCTTGGAAAAGTTTGTTTGAACGGTTGGACTCACATGTATATACTTGTAGCCACTTGTAGccgttatttatttattttgtctattATGTCACACATGGAACACTCGGAAGTTCCTTTGATAAGTCGCAGGATACTCTAACGGCAGAGCCAATGTCTCATTCTTTGTTTTAGTAACTATAATGATTAAATTCAAGAATCATTCTTTTATATTCCTAACTGTTGTTGTATACTACTGTTTACCTCTAGATTGCTCTGAGACGGGAAAAGATGGGAGAAACCGCTCCGTTTTGGAGATTTTCAGCGGCATCATGCTCACTTCATTTGAAGGAACCGCCTCATGAGACTGTTGCAGAGAAAACAAAGCTAGCAATGACTGGAAATGGCAATGCATCATCGGGGGTATAGGATAAATTAGCTAATTTATTTCTCCCTGTACATATCTAAGCGCCACTCGATTGATCAAGATCAGCTAATGCTTTATTTTAGGGTGACGTTTATCCAGTGGAACCCTATGATGATTTCAAACCGGTCCTTGACGCTCATTGGGGAATGGTATACGAAGAAGATGTAAGATACATTTCTTGGTTACTGCATtcgttttatataattttcttgttgttCCAGAAGATTCTGAGAAACTGGATGTCaaaatgaaaagataaaacTGTTTTAACTTATTGCAGTCGAGTGGAAACCGGTCCCACACGTTATCTATACTTGTAGCGAACGCACCCGGAGTTCTTAATCTAATAACCGGAGCTATCTCTAGGAGGGGTTATAACATCCAGGTTATTATGCACATATGCTTGCTTTTAGTTATGTGAATACATACTTGCTCTCCTCTTTTCTGCCAAGAGGATTTGAAAGTTGTCATTTTTATCGCTCTAGAGTCTAGCTGTTGGTCCTGCTGAGAAAGAAGGCTTATCTCGGATTACGACAGTTATCCCTGGAACTGATGATCATATAGACAAATTGGTTAGGCAGCTTCAGAAGTTGATTGATCTTCACGAGGTGAGCAAATGGTAAAAACCATAGTATAGTTGGGTGTTCATTTTATGGGTCTAGTAACTTTTCTCGTTCATTGAGTTTTCTAGGTCCAAAATATTACCCACATGCCATTTGCGGAGCGAGAACTGATGCTCATCAAAGTAGCCGCTCATACTTCTACAAGGAGAGATATTCTAGATATTGCTCATGTTTTCCGTGCTAAGGCCATTGATGTCTCTGATCATACTATCACTCTTGAGGTGCTAATATCATATCTCCctaaaaaattacaagaaaaagcTGAAACCTTTCTGATTTTTTCTGATCTAGTAGCTTATGTAATCAATGATTTGCAGGTTGCGGGGGATCTCAGAAAAATGGCTGCACTACAAACTCAGTTAGAGGTCTATGGAATCTGTGAGGTAACTAATCAAAGCTTCTTCTCTCATTTCTTCACAGATACAACCGCTACTGCGTTTGAAACTTGATTTGGCGATTCttatggtttgtgtttttttttatgaatggAAGGTGGCTCGGACAGGAAGAGTGGCATTGGTAAGAGAATCTGGAGTGGATTCGACTTATCTTCGTGGATTCTCTCTTCCTTTGTAGTTCCAAAGGTGACTAATCTTTTTAACAATCAAAGATACATCATGCATTGTTGTCGTTATTTTATATCAATGGATCTTCTTGTGCAGAGGACTTGCATCAAGCTTCAGTGGTTCCTTTAGGAGTCATGGCGTTTGGAGTTGTTTTAGCAGGACGCATTTAGAgaactaaataaataataatcatgtTTGTTTCGTTAATTAGCTTGAATGCTTTTCTCAAATGTAAACCACTGTTTGTAGCTTTTCAAAGACTTGTATAAACTTGGTGGCAAGGGGATTTAATCGAATCGTGGAGACGTGAGTTTTGCATACCATCGACATCGATCTTTAATTGAACCAATTAATTTAATCGAATCGTGGAGACGTGAGTTTTGCATACCATCGACATCGATCTTTAATTGAACCAATTAATTTAATCGAATCGTGGAGACGTGAGTTTTGCATACCATCGACATCGACATCGACATCGACATCGATCTTTAATTGAACCAATTAACATGTTGATTAGAATCCTTCTATTGCGAACCAAAAAAACAGGGGCAAAGTTGTAATATTCAGAAAACGTTTAATTTCTCGTCGTCTTTCTTCGCAGCAATGgcagaaactaaaaaaaaatagatctaaATTCAGAGGGGATTCTACTTCTGAATCTGAGGCAAAGCTTCCCCAGATCCGAGATCAGATCTGTGttgttgtctctcttcttcttctacagtaGAGTGGAAGCTATGATGTATTGACTGCTCGAGAGAACAAACACGAAGGCACGCTCGAGAAACCATGAGAATGTCATCGGCTTCCACCGGAGAATACCGTCCTGCCGCCGGCAGTAGCGGAGGTGGACAACGAGATGCTGAGTCTCTATTTCGTACGAAGCCAATGTCAGAGATTCGAAATGTGGAGTCGGCGACTAGGAAGAACATCGAGGATAAGAAAGAGGAGCTTCGGCAACTTGTTGGGACTAGGTACCGTGATCTAATCGACTCAGCTGACTCGATTGTGCACATGAAGTCGCTCTGTGAGTCGATCTCGACCAATATTTCTTCGATCCACGGTAACATTGGATcgctttcatcttcttctgttgcGGAAACTCCTAAGCTCGCTAGCCCCAACCCGTTCCGAGTCAATGTCTATGGGATCGCTTGTCGTGTTAAGTATCTTGTGGATACGCCGGAGAATATTTGGGGATGCCTTGACGAATCGATGTTTCTAGAGGCTGCTGGGAGGTACATGCGTGCTCAGCATGTGCAGCAGAGACTGGTTAAGTTGGAGGGATGTGGCGGTGGTGATGCACCTGAGGTTGATCAGAGTAAGCTGTTGGCGAATTTTCCACTGTTAGAACACCAATGGCAGATAGTAGAGAGTTTTAAGGCTCAGATTTCGCAGAGAAGCCATGAGCGGCTTCTGGATCCAGGTTTAGGACTGGGAGCTTATGTCGACGCCTTAACTGCCGTTTCGGTGGTTGATGAGCTTGATCCAGAGCAAGTGCTTGAGTTGTTTCTAGACTCGAGGAAGACTTGGATTCTGCAAAAGTTGAATGCTTGTACTGGTGAGGATGCTGGTGAGGTTGTTTCAGTGTTTTGTGATGTGTTAAGTGTGATTCAGGTTACAGTAGGACAAGTTGGGGAACTCTTCTTGCAGGCCTTGACTGATATGCctctattttataaaacaatctTGAGTACCCCTCCAGCTTCTCAACTGTTTGGTGGAATTCCGAATCCAGAGGAGGAGGTTGGGTTGTGGAAATCCTTCAGAGATAAGCTGGAATCCGTCATGGTCATCCTTGATAAAAATGACGTTTCTAAGGCTTGTCTGACTTGGTTGAGAGAATGCGGTGGACAGATTGTCGGTAAGGTTAGTGGGAAGCATTTGATTGAAGCTATAGTTACTGGCGCAGAGCTTGGATCAGCCGAAAAGTTGATAAGGGAGACCATGGATAGCAAAGATGTCTTGAAGGGTAGTTTGGATTGGCTTAAAAGTGTTTTCGGGTCTGAGGTAGAGCTGCCTTGGAATAGAATCCGAGAGCTTGTTCTGGCGGATGATTTGAACCTATGGGATGAAATATTTGAGAAGGCCTTTGTGGAAAGAATGAAATCTATTATCGACTCCAGATTTGAGGATTTGGCTAAAGCTGTCAATGTAGCAGATTCAGTTCATGCTTATAGCGAGATTACTGGTGAGAAAATCAACTTCCAAGCATACTTAAACAGACCTTCTACAGGTGGTGGTGTCTGGTTCGTTGAGCCTAATGCAAAGAAAGTTGGTCTTATTTCCGGAAATAAGTCATCCCATGAAGAAAGCGACTTCCAAGGTTGTCTAACTGCCTACTTTGGTCCTGAAGTTAGCCAAATGAGAGATACAGTTGATAGGCGCTGCCAGAATGTTTTGGAAGACCTCCTAAGCTTCTTCGAGTCAGAAAAGGCAGGTCCAAGGTTAAAGGATCTTGCCCCATACGTGCAGAATAAGTGTTATGACAGTGTTTCAGCACTTCTTGCAGATGTAGATAAAGAACTTGAATTTCTCTGTGCTGccgcaaagaaagaaaacaaggacAGTGAAGCAATTCCACCTCCTATAATAATTGAGAAATCACTATTTATGGGACGCCTTTTGTTTGCATTGTTGAACCACTCAAAACATGTTCCGTTGGttcttggttctccaagattgtgGTGTAGAGAAACTATGACTGCAGTTTCTGATAAGTTGTCATCCTTGTTGAAGCAACCGAGATTTGGCTCGAATACTACAGTCACTGCTGACA contains:
- the LOC104735656 gene encoding conserved oligomeric Golgi complex subunit 1-like isoform X2, with amino-acid sequence MRMSSASTGEYRPAAGSSGGGQRDAESLFRTKPMSEIRNVESATRKNIEDKKEELRQLVGTRYRDLIDSADSIVHMKSLCESISTNISSIHGNIGSLSSSSVAETPKLASPNPFRVNVYGIACRVKYLVDTPENIWGCLDESMFLEAAGRYMRAQHVQQRLVKLEGCGGGDAPEVDQSKLLANFPLLEHQWQIVESFKAQISQRSHERLLDPGLGLGAYVDALTAVSVVDELDPEQVLELFLDSRKTWILQKLNACTGEDAGEVVSVFCDVLSVIQVTVGQVGELFLQALTDMPLFYKTILSTPPASQLFGGIPNPEEEVGLWKSFRDKLESVMVILDKNDVSKACLTWLRECGGQIVGKVSGKHLIEAIVTGAELGSAEKLIRETMDSKDVLKGSLDWLKSVFGSEVELPWNRIRELVLADDLNLWDEIFEKAFVERMKSIIDSRFEDLAKAVNVADSVHAYSEITGEKINFQAYLNRPSTGGGVWFVEPNAKKVGLISGNKSSHEESDFQGCLTAYFGPEVSQMRDTVDRRCQNVLEDLLSFFESEKAGPRLKDLAPYVQNKCYDSVSALLADVDKELEFLCAAAKKENKDSEAIPPPIIIEKSLFMGRLLFALLNHSKHVPLVLGSPRLWCRETMTAVSDKLSSLLKQPRFGSNTTVTADSPGKQLHTDLRRQTSLAVAALLGAEEKTSPKLEGLNKTMRDLCIKAHTLWIQWLSDELSAILLRDLRSDDGLSATTPLRGWEETIVKQEQDESQSELKISLPSLPSLYMISFLCRASEEIHRIGGHVLDKSILQKFASSLLEKITIIYEDFLSAREANKPQISEKGVLQILLDLRFASDVLSGSDASTNVETPKSTXTRSAYRRKQDQQKTKSVNRGRIDGVTSQLTQKLDPIDWLTYEPYLWENEKQSYLRHAVLFGFFVQLNRMYTDTAQKLPTNSESNIMPCSTVPRFKYLPIRYCKIWEN
- the LOC104735656 gene encoding conserved oligomeric Golgi complex subunit 1-like isoform X1 produces the protein MRMSSASTGEYRPAAGSSGGGQRDAESLFRTKPMSEIRNVESATRKNIEDKKEELRQLVGTRYRDLIDSADSIVHMKSLCESISTNISSIHGNIGSLSSSSVAETPKLASPNPFRVNVYGIACRVKYLVDTPENIWGCLDESMFLEAAGRYMRAQHVQQRLVKLEGCGGGDAPEVDQSKLLANFPLLEHQWQIVESFKAQISQRSHERLLDPGLGLGAYVDALTAVSVVDELDPEQVLELFLDSRKTWILQKLNACTGEDAGEVVSVFCDVLSVIQVTVGQVGELFLQALTDMPLFYKTILSTPPASQLFGGIPNPEEEVGLWKSFRDKLESVMVILDKNDVSKACLTWLRECGGQIVGKVSGKHLIEAIVTGAELGSAEKLIRETMDSKDVLKGSLDWLKSVFGSEVELPWNRIRELVLADDLNLWDEIFEKAFVERMKSIIDSRFEDLAKAVNVADSVHAYSEITGEKINFQAYLNRPSTGGGVWFVEPNAKKVGLISGNKSSHEESDFQGCLTAYFGPEVSQMRDTVDRRCQNVLEDLLSFFESEKAGPRLKDLAPYVQNKCYDSVSALLADVDKELEFLCAAAKKENKDSEAIPPPIIIEKSLFMGRLLFALLNHSKHVPLVLGSPRLWCRETMTAVSDKLSSLLKQPRFGSNTTVTADSPGKQLHTDLRRQTSLAVAALLGAEEKTSPKLEGLNKTMRDLCIKAHTLWIQWLSDELSAILLRDLRSDDGLSATTPLRGWEETIVKQEQDESQSELKISLPSLPSLYMISFLCRASEEIHRIGGHVLDKSILQKFASSLLEKITIIYEDFLSAREANKPQISEKGVLQILLDLRFASDVLSGSDASTNVETPKSTXTRSAYRRKQDQQKTKSVNRGRIDGVTSQLTQKLDPIDWLTYEPYLWENEKQSYLRHAVLFGFFVQLNRMYTDTAQKLPTNSESNIMPCSTVPRFKYLPISAPALSSRSTNKVSVPVTSNDASSRNSWKAFANIEQSQTSDLEEDSNFGGAFKSFMQGSTFKLGSILTDGQVGIFKDRSAAAMSTFGDILPAQAAGLLSSFTNTRSE
- the LOC104735655 gene encoding acetolactate synthase small subunit 1, chloroplastic, whose translation is MAAAATATAASLYASPVHFQSQNKGYGFQPKSPNSVKVTQIIDGRKMRNATVLSSASTDKAITTAQSVAPRACDRVRRHTISVFVGDESGIINRIAGVFARRGYNIESLAVGLNEDKALFTIVVLGTDKVLQQVVEQLNKIVNVIKVEDLSKEPHVERELMLIKLNADPSTRSEIMWLVDIFRAKIVDTSEHSLTIEVTGDPGKMVALERNLEKFGIKEIARTGKIALRREKMGETAPFWRFSAASCSLHLKEPPHETVAEKTKLAMTGNGNASSGGDVYPVEPYDDFKPVLDAHWGMVYEEDSSGNRSHTLSILVANAPGVLNLITGAISRRGYNIQSLAVGPAEKEGLSRITTVIPGTDDHIDKLVRQLQKLIDLHEVQNITHMPFAERELMLIKVAAHTSTRRDILDIAHVFRAKAIDVSDHTITLEVAGDLRKMAALQTQLEVYGICEVARTGRVALVRESGVDSTYLRGFSLPL